The proteins below are encoded in one region of Pongo pygmaeus isolate AG05252 chromosome 20, NHGRI_mPonPyg2-v2.0_pri, whole genome shotgun sequence:
- the ZNF227 gene encoding zinc finger protein 227 isoform X5, which yields MVENFKNLVAVGSKHQNKMEALQKFALKYLSNQELSCWEIWKQVASELTRCLQGKNSQLLQGDSIQVSENENNIVNPKGDSSIYTENQEFPFWRTQHSCRNTYLSESQIQSRGKQIDVKNNLHIHEDFMKKSPFHEHIKTDTEPKPCKGNEYGKIISDGSNQKLPLGEKPHPCGECGRGFSYSPRLPLHQNVHTGEKCLSQSSHLQTHQRIHPGEKLNRCHESGDCFNKSSFHSYQSNHTGEKSYRCDSCGKGFSSSTGLIIHYRTHTGEKPYKCEECGKCFSQSSNFQCHQRVHTEEKPYKCEECGKGFGWSVNLRVHQRVHRGEKPYKCEECGKGFTQAAHFHIHQRVHTGEKPYKCDVCGKGFSHNSPLICHRRVHTGEKPYKCEACGKGFTRNTDLHIHFRVHTGEKPYKCKECGKGFSQASNLQVHQNVHTGEKRFKCETCGKGFSQSSKLQTHKRVHTGEKPYRCDVCGKDFSYSSNLKLHQVIHTGEKPYKCEECGKGFSWRSNLHAHQRVHSGEKPYKCEQCDKSFSQAIDFRVHQRVHTGEKPYKCGVCGKGFSQSSGLQSHQRVHTGEKPYKCDVCGKGFRYSSQFIYHQRGHTGEKPYKCEECGKGFGRSLNLRHHQRVHTGEKPHICEECGKAFSLPSNLRVHLGVHTREKLFKCEECGKGFSQSARLEAHQRVHTGEKPYKCDICDKDFRHRSRLTYHQKVHTGKKL from the coding sequence gcaGCAAGCATCAAAATAAGATGGAGGCACTCCAAAAATTTGCATTAAAATACCTTTCAAATCAAGAGCTGTCCTGCTGGGAAATCTGGAAACAGGTTGCAAGTGAATTAACCAGGTGTCTTCAGGGGAAGAATTCCCAGTTACTACAAGGTGACTCTATTCAGGTTTCTGAAAATGAGAACAATATAGTGAACCCTAAAGGAGATAGCTCTATTTATACTGAAAATCAAGAGTTTCCATTTTGGAGAACCCAGCATTCTTGCAGGAATACATATCTGAGTGAGTCACAGATTCAGAGTAGAGGTAAGCAAATTGATGTGAAAAATAACCTGCATATACATGAAGACTTCATGAAGAAATCACCGTTTCATGAGCATATTAAAACTGACACAGAACCAAAACCCTGCAAAGGTAATGAATATGGCAAAATCATTAGTGATGGCTCCAATCAGAAATTACCCTTAGGAGAGAAACCCCATCCATGTGGTGAGTGTGGAAGGGGCTTCAGTTACAGCCCAAGGCTTCCCCTTCATCAGAATGTTCACACAGGAGAAAAATGCCTCAGTCAAAGCTCACATCTGCAAACCCATCAGAGAATTCACCCAGGAGAGAAACTCAATAGATGTCATGAATCTGGTGATTGCTTCAATAAGAGCTCTTTTCATTCTTATCAATCTAATCATACAGGAGAGAAGTCTTATAGATGTGACAGTTGCGGCAAGGGATTCAGTAGCAGCACGGGTCTTATCATTCATTACAgaactcatactggagagaaaccctataaatgcGAGGAATGTGGTAAATGCTTTAGTCAAAGTTCAAATTTTCAGTGCCATCAGAGAGTCCACACTGAAGAAAAACCATACAAATGCGAAGAGTGTGGTAAGGGCTTCGGTTGGAGTGTTAATCTCCGTGTTCACCAGAGGGTCCACAGGGGtgagaaaccctataaatgtgaGGAATGTGGTAAGGGCTTCactcaggctgcacattttcacATCCATCAGAGagtccacactggagagaaaccctacaaatgtgatgTGTGTGGTAAGGGCTTCAGCCACAATTCACCATTAATATGCCATCGGAGAGTCCACACCGGAGAGAAGCCATACAAGTGTGAGGCGTGTGGGAAAGGCTTTACCCGTAATACAGATCTGCATATTCATTTCAGAGTTCACAcgggagagaaaccctataaatgtaagGAGTGTGGTAAGGGCTTCAGTCAGGCTTCAAATCTTCAAGTCCATCAGAATGTCCACACTGGGGAGAAACGATTTAAATGTGAAACGTGTGGGAAAGGCTTCAGTCAGTCCTCAAAGCTTCAAACCCATAAGCGagtccacactggagagaaaccatataGATGTGATGTGTGTGGTAAGGACTTCAGTTATAGTTCAAATCTTAAACTACACCAAgtaattcacactggagaaaaaccatACAAATGTGAGGAATGCGGGAAGGGCTTCAGCTGGAGATCAAATCTTCATGCACATCAGAGAGTTCACTCAGGAGAAAAACCCTATAAATGTGAGCAGTGTGATAAGAGCTTCAGTCAGGCCATAGATTTTCGGGTACATCAGCGAGtccatactggagagaagccATACAAATGTGGTGTCTGTGGTAAGGGCTTCAGTCAGTCCTCTGGTCTTCAATCCCATCAGAGAGTCCACACGGGGGAAAAGCCATACAAATGTGATGTGTGTGGAAAGGGCTTTAGATACAGTTCGCAGTTTATATACCATCAGAGAGGccacactggagaaaaaccttacaaatgtgaagagtGTGGGAAAGGCTTTGGTAGGAGCTTGAATCTTCGCCATCATCAGAGGGTGCACACGGGAGAGAAACCCCATATATGTGAGGAGTGTGGTAAGGCCTTCAGTCTCCCCTCAAATCTTCGAGTCCATCTGGGTGTTCACACCAGGGAAAAACTCTTTAAATGTGAAGAGTGTGGTAAAGGCTTCAGTCAGAGTGCACGTCTTGAAGCCCATCAGAGAGtccacactggagaaaaaccatACAAATGTGACATATGTGATAAGGACTTCCGTCACCGTTCACGTCTTACATATCATCAGAAAGTCCATACTGGTAAAAAGCTTTAG
- the ZNF227 gene encoding zinc finger protein 227 isoform X6, which yields MEALQKFALKYLSNQELSCWEIWKQVASELTRCLQGKNSQLLQGDSIQVSENENNIVNPKGDSSIYTENQEFPFWRTQHSCRNTYLSESQIQSRGKQIDVKNNLHIHEDFMKKSPFHEHIKTDTEPKPCKGNEYGKIISDGSNQKLPLGEKPHPCGECGRGFSYSPRLPLHQNVHTGEKCLSQSSHLQTHQRIHPGEKLNRCHESGDCFNKSSFHSYQSNHTGEKSYRCDSCGKGFSSSTGLIIHYRTHTGEKPYKCEECGKCFSQSSNFQCHQRVHTEEKPYKCEECGKGFGWSVNLRVHQRVHRGEKPYKCEECGKGFTQAAHFHIHQRVHTGEKPYKCDVCGKGFSHNSPLICHRRVHTGEKPYKCEACGKGFTRNTDLHIHFRVHTGEKPYKCKECGKGFSQASNLQVHQNVHTGEKRFKCETCGKGFSQSSKLQTHKRVHTGEKPYRCDVCGKDFSYSSNLKLHQVIHTGEKPYKCEECGKGFSWRSNLHAHQRVHSGEKPYKCEQCDKSFSQAIDFRVHQRVHTGEKPYKCGVCGKGFSQSSGLQSHQRVHTGEKPYKCDVCGKGFRYSSQFIYHQRGHTGEKPYKCEECGKGFGRSLNLRHHQRVHTGEKPHICEECGKAFSLPSNLRVHLGVHTREKLFKCEECGKGFSQSARLEAHQRVHTGEKPYKCDICDKDFRHRSRLTYHQKVHTGKKL from the coding sequence ATGGAGGCACTCCAAAAATTTGCATTAAAATACCTTTCAAATCAAGAGCTGTCCTGCTGGGAAATCTGGAAACAGGTTGCAAGTGAATTAACCAGGTGTCTTCAGGGGAAGAATTCCCAGTTACTACAAGGTGACTCTATTCAGGTTTCTGAAAATGAGAACAATATAGTGAACCCTAAAGGAGATAGCTCTATTTATACTGAAAATCAAGAGTTTCCATTTTGGAGAACCCAGCATTCTTGCAGGAATACATATCTGAGTGAGTCACAGATTCAGAGTAGAGGTAAGCAAATTGATGTGAAAAATAACCTGCATATACATGAAGACTTCATGAAGAAATCACCGTTTCATGAGCATATTAAAACTGACACAGAACCAAAACCCTGCAAAGGTAATGAATATGGCAAAATCATTAGTGATGGCTCCAATCAGAAATTACCCTTAGGAGAGAAACCCCATCCATGTGGTGAGTGTGGAAGGGGCTTCAGTTACAGCCCAAGGCTTCCCCTTCATCAGAATGTTCACACAGGAGAAAAATGCCTCAGTCAAAGCTCACATCTGCAAACCCATCAGAGAATTCACCCAGGAGAGAAACTCAATAGATGTCATGAATCTGGTGATTGCTTCAATAAGAGCTCTTTTCATTCTTATCAATCTAATCATACAGGAGAGAAGTCTTATAGATGTGACAGTTGCGGCAAGGGATTCAGTAGCAGCACGGGTCTTATCATTCATTACAgaactcatactggagagaaaccctataaatgcGAGGAATGTGGTAAATGCTTTAGTCAAAGTTCAAATTTTCAGTGCCATCAGAGAGTCCACACTGAAGAAAAACCATACAAATGCGAAGAGTGTGGTAAGGGCTTCGGTTGGAGTGTTAATCTCCGTGTTCACCAGAGGGTCCACAGGGGtgagaaaccctataaatgtgaGGAATGTGGTAAGGGCTTCactcaggctgcacattttcacATCCATCAGAGagtccacactggagagaaaccctacaaatgtgatgTGTGTGGTAAGGGCTTCAGCCACAATTCACCATTAATATGCCATCGGAGAGTCCACACCGGAGAGAAGCCATACAAGTGTGAGGCGTGTGGGAAAGGCTTTACCCGTAATACAGATCTGCATATTCATTTCAGAGTTCACAcgggagagaaaccctataaatgtaagGAGTGTGGTAAGGGCTTCAGTCAGGCTTCAAATCTTCAAGTCCATCAGAATGTCCACACTGGGGAGAAACGATTTAAATGTGAAACGTGTGGGAAAGGCTTCAGTCAGTCCTCAAAGCTTCAAACCCATAAGCGagtccacactggagagaaaccatataGATGTGATGTGTGTGGTAAGGACTTCAGTTATAGTTCAAATCTTAAACTACACCAAgtaattcacactggagaaaaaccatACAAATGTGAGGAATGCGGGAAGGGCTTCAGCTGGAGATCAAATCTTCATGCACATCAGAGAGTTCACTCAGGAGAAAAACCCTATAAATGTGAGCAGTGTGATAAGAGCTTCAGTCAGGCCATAGATTTTCGGGTACATCAGCGAGtccatactggagagaagccATACAAATGTGGTGTCTGTGGTAAGGGCTTCAGTCAGTCCTCTGGTCTTCAATCCCATCAGAGAGTCCACACGGGGGAAAAGCCATACAAATGTGATGTGTGTGGAAAGGGCTTTAGATACAGTTCGCAGTTTATATACCATCAGAGAGGccacactggagaaaaaccttacaaatgtgaagagtGTGGGAAAGGCTTTGGTAGGAGCTTGAATCTTCGCCATCATCAGAGGGTGCACACGGGAGAGAAACCCCATATATGTGAGGAGTGTGGTAAGGCCTTCAGTCTCCCCTCAAATCTTCGAGTCCATCTGGGTGTTCACACCAGGGAAAAACTCTTTAAATGTGAAGAGTGTGGTAAAGGCTTCAGTCAGAGTGCACGTCTTGAAGCCCATCAGAGAGtccacactggagaaaaaccatACAAATGTGACATATGTGATAAGGACTTCCGTCACCGTTCACGTCTTACATATCATCAGAAAGTCCATACTGGTAAAAAGCTTTAG
- the ZNF227 gene encoding zinc finger protein 227 isoform X4 has protein sequence MVENFKNLVAVGHLPFQPDMVSQLEAEEKLWMMETETQRSSKHQNKMEALQKFALKYLSNQELSCWEIWKQVASELTRCLQGKNSQLLQGDSIQVSENENNIVNPKGDSSIYTENQEFPFWRTQHSCRNTYLSESQIQSRGKQIDVKNNLHIHEDFMKKSPFHEHIKTDTEPKPCKGNEYGKIISDGSNQKLPLGEKPHPCGECGRGFSYSPRLPLHQNVHTGEKCLSQSSHLQTHQRIHPGEKLNRCHESGDCFNKSSFHSYQSNHTGEKSYRCDSCGKGFSSSTGLIIHYRTHTGEKPYKCEECGKCFSQSSNFQCHQRVHTEEKPYKCEECGKGFGWSVNLRVHQRVHRGEKPYKCEECGKGFTQAAHFHIHQRVHTGEKPYKCDVCGKGFSHNSPLICHRRVHTGEKPYKCEACGKGFTRNTDLHIHFRVHTGEKPYKCKECGKGFSQASNLQVHQNVHTGEKRFKCETCGKGFSQSSKLQTHKRVHTGEKPYRCDVCGKDFSYSSNLKLHQVIHTGEKPYKCEECGKGFSWRSNLHAHQRVHSGEKPYKCEQCDKSFSQAIDFRVHQRVHTGEKPYKCGVCGKGFSQSSGLQSHQRVHTGEKPYKCDVCGKGFRYSSQFIYHQRGHTGEKPYKCEECGKGFGRSLNLRHHQRVHTGEKPHICEECGKAFSLPSNLRVHLGVHTREKLFKCEECGKGFSQSARLEAHQRVHTGEKPYKCDICDKDFRHRSRLTYHQKVHTGKKL, from the coding sequence gcaGCAAGCATCAAAATAAGATGGAGGCACTCCAAAAATTTGCATTAAAATACCTTTCAAATCAAGAGCTGTCCTGCTGGGAAATCTGGAAACAGGTTGCAAGTGAATTAACCAGGTGTCTTCAGGGGAAGAATTCCCAGTTACTACAAGGTGACTCTATTCAGGTTTCTGAAAATGAGAACAATATAGTGAACCCTAAAGGAGATAGCTCTATTTATACTGAAAATCAAGAGTTTCCATTTTGGAGAACCCAGCATTCTTGCAGGAATACATATCTGAGTGAGTCACAGATTCAGAGTAGAGGTAAGCAAATTGATGTGAAAAATAACCTGCATATACATGAAGACTTCATGAAGAAATCACCGTTTCATGAGCATATTAAAACTGACACAGAACCAAAACCCTGCAAAGGTAATGAATATGGCAAAATCATTAGTGATGGCTCCAATCAGAAATTACCCTTAGGAGAGAAACCCCATCCATGTGGTGAGTGTGGAAGGGGCTTCAGTTACAGCCCAAGGCTTCCCCTTCATCAGAATGTTCACACAGGAGAAAAATGCCTCAGTCAAAGCTCACATCTGCAAACCCATCAGAGAATTCACCCAGGAGAGAAACTCAATAGATGTCATGAATCTGGTGATTGCTTCAATAAGAGCTCTTTTCATTCTTATCAATCTAATCATACAGGAGAGAAGTCTTATAGATGTGACAGTTGCGGCAAGGGATTCAGTAGCAGCACGGGTCTTATCATTCATTACAgaactcatactggagagaaaccctataaatgcGAGGAATGTGGTAAATGCTTTAGTCAAAGTTCAAATTTTCAGTGCCATCAGAGAGTCCACACTGAAGAAAAACCATACAAATGCGAAGAGTGTGGTAAGGGCTTCGGTTGGAGTGTTAATCTCCGTGTTCACCAGAGGGTCCACAGGGGtgagaaaccctataaatgtgaGGAATGTGGTAAGGGCTTCactcaggctgcacattttcacATCCATCAGAGagtccacactggagagaaaccctacaaatgtgatgTGTGTGGTAAGGGCTTCAGCCACAATTCACCATTAATATGCCATCGGAGAGTCCACACCGGAGAGAAGCCATACAAGTGTGAGGCGTGTGGGAAAGGCTTTACCCGTAATACAGATCTGCATATTCATTTCAGAGTTCACAcgggagagaaaccctataaatgtaagGAGTGTGGTAAGGGCTTCAGTCAGGCTTCAAATCTTCAAGTCCATCAGAATGTCCACACTGGGGAGAAACGATTTAAATGTGAAACGTGTGGGAAAGGCTTCAGTCAGTCCTCAAAGCTTCAAACCCATAAGCGagtccacactggagagaaaccatataGATGTGATGTGTGTGGTAAGGACTTCAGTTATAGTTCAAATCTTAAACTACACCAAgtaattcacactggagaaaaaccatACAAATGTGAGGAATGCGGGAAGGGCTTCAGCTGGAGATCAAATCTTCATGCACATCAGAGAGTTCACTCAGGAGAAAAACCCTATAAATGTGAGCAGTGTGATAAGAGCTTCAGTCAGGCCATAGATTTTCGGGTACATCAGCGAGtccatactggagagaagccATACAAATGTGGTGTCTGTGGTAAGGGCTTCAGTCAGTCCTCTGGTCTTCAATCCCATCAGAGAGTCCACACGGGGGAAAAGCCATACAAATGTGATGTGTGTGGAAAGGGCTTTAGATACAGTTCGCAGTTTATATACCATCAGAGAGGccacactggagaaaaaccttacaaatgtgaagagtGTGGGAAAGGCTTTGGTAGGAGCTTGAATCTTCGCCATCATCAGAGGGTGCACACGGGAGAGAAACCCCATATATGTGAGGAGTGTGGTAAGGCCTTCAGTCTCCCCTCAAATCTTCGAGTCCATCTGGGTGTTCACACCAGGGAAAAACTCTTTAAATGTGAAGAGTGTGGTAAAGGCTTCAGTCAGAGTGCACGTCTTGAAGCCCATCAGAGAGtccacactggagaaaaaccatACAAATGTGACATATGTGATAAGGACTTCCGTCACCGTTCACGTCTTACATATCATCAGAAAGTCCATACTGGTAAAAAGCTTTAG
- the ZNF227 gene encoding zinc finger protein 227 isoform X3, translated as MPSQNYDLPQKEQEKMTKFQEAVTFKDVAVVFSREELRLLDLTQRKLYRDVMVENFKNLVAVGSKHQNKMEALQKFALKYLSNQELSCWEIWKQVASELTRCLQGKNSQLLQGDSIQVSENENNIVNPKGDSSIYTENQEFPFWRTQHSCRNTYLSESQIQSRGKQIDVKNNLHIHEDFMKKSPFHEHIKTDTEPKPCKGNEYGKIISDGSNQKLPLGEKPHPCGECGRGFSYSPRLPLHQNVHTGEKCLSQSSHLQTHQRIHPGEKLNRCHESGDCFNKSSFHSYQSNHTGEKSYRCDSCGKGFSSSTGLIIHYRTHTGEKPYKCEECGKCFSQSSNFQCHQRVHTEEKPYKCEECGKGFGWSVNLRVHQRVHRGEKPYKCEECGKGFTQAAHFHIHQRVHTGEKPYKCDVCGKGFSHNSPLICHRRVHTGEKPYKCEACGKGFTRNTDLHIHFRVHTGEKPYKCKECGKGFSQASNLQVHQNVHTGEKRFKCETCGKGFSQSSKLQTHKRVHTGEKPYRCDVCGKDFSYSSNLKLHQVIHTGEKPYKCEECGKGFSWRSNLHAHQRVHSGEKPYKCEQCDKSFSQAIDFRVHQRVHTGEKPYKCGVCGKGFSQSSGLQSHQRVHTGEKPYKCDVCGKGFRYSSQFIYHQRGHTGEKPYKCEECGKGFGRSLNLRHHQRVHTGEKPHICEECGKAFSLPSNLRVHLGVHTREKLFKCEECGKGFSQSARLEAHQRVHTGEKPYKCDICDKDFRHRSRLTYHQKVHTGKKL; from the coding sequence gcaGCAAGCATCAAAATAAGATGGAGGCACTCCAAAAATTTGCATTAAAATACCTTTCAAATCAAGAGCTGTCCTGCTGGGAAATCTGGAAACAGGTTGCAAGTGAATTAACCAGGTGTCTTCAGGGGAAGAATTCCCAGTTACTACAAGGTGACTCTATTCAGGTTTCTGAAAATGAGAACAATATAGTGAACCCTAAAGGAGATAGCTCTATTTATACTGAAAATCAAGAGTTTCCATTTTGGAGAACCCAGCATTCTTGCAGGAATACATATCTGAGTGAGTCACAGATTCAGAGTAGAGGTAAGCAAATTGATGTGAAAAATAACCTGCATATACATGAAGACTTCATGAAGAAATCACCGTTTCATGAGCATATTAAAACTGACACAGAACCAAAACCCTGCAAAGGTAATGAATATGGCAAAATCATTAGTGATGGCTCCAATCAGAAATTACCCTTAGGAGAGAAACCCCATCCATGTGGTGAGTGTGGAAGGGGCTTCAGTTACAGCCCAAGGCTTCCCCTTCATCAGAATGTTCACACAGGAGAAAAATGCCTCAGTCAAAGCTCACATCTGCAAACCCATCAGAGAATTCACCCAGGAGAGAAACTCAATAGATGTCATGAATCTGGTGATTGCTTCAATAAGAGCTCTTTTCATTCTTATCAATCTAATCATACAGGAGAGAAGTCTTATAGATGTGACAGTTGCGGCAAGGGATTCAGTAGCAGCACGGGTCTTATCATTCATTACAgaactcatactggagagaaaccctataaatgcGAGGAATGTGGTAAATGCTTTAGTCAAAGTTCAAATTTTCAGTGCCATCAGAGAGTCCACACTGAAGAAAAACCATACAAATGCGAAGAGTGTGGTAAGGGCTTCGGTTGGAGTGTTAATCTCCGTGTTCACCAGAGGGTCCACAGGGGtgagaaaccctataaatgtgaGGAATGTGGTAAGGGCTTCactcaggctgcacattttcacATCCATCAGAGagtccacactggagagaaaccctacaaatgtgatgTGTGTGGTAAGGGCTTCAGCCACAATTCACCATTAATATGCCATCGGAGAGTCCACACCGGAGAGAAGCCATACAAGTGTGAGGCGTGTGGGAAAGGCTTTACCCGTAATACAGATCTGCATATTCATTTCAGAGTTCACAcgggagagaaaccctataaatgtaagGAGTGTGGTAAGGGCTTCAGTCAGGCTTCAAATCTTCAAGTCCATCAGAATGTCCACACTGGGGAGAAACGATTTAAATGTGAAACGTGTGGGAAAGGCTTCAGTCAGTCCTCAAAGCTTCAAACCCATAAGCGagtccacactggagagaaaccatataGATGTGATGTGTGTGGTAAGGACTTCAGTTATAGTTCAAATCTTAAACTACACCAAgtaattcacactggagaaaaaccatACAAATGTGAGGAATGCGGGAAGGGCTTCAGCTGGAGATCAAATCTTCATGCACATCAGAGAGTTCACTCAGGAGAAAAACCCTATAAATGTGAGCAGTGTGATAAGAGCTTCAGTCAGGCCATAGATTTTCGGGTACATCAGCGAGtccatactggagagaagccATACAAATGTGGTGTCTGTGGTAAGGGCTTCAGTCAGTCCTCTGGTCTTCAATCCCATCAGAGAGTCCACACGGGGGAAAAGCCATACAAATGTGATGTGTGTGGAAAGGGCTTTAGATACAGTTCGCAGTTTATATACCATCAGAGAGGccacactggagaaaaaccttacaaatgtgaagagtGTGGGAAAGGCTTTGGTAGGAGCTTGAATCTTCGCCATCATCAGAGGGTGCACACGGGAGAGAAACCCCATATATGTGAGGAGTGTGGTAAGGCCTTCAGTCTCCCCTCAAATCTTCGAGTCCATCTGGGTGTTCACACCAGGGAAAAACTCTTTAAATGTGAAGAGTGTGGTAAAGGCTTCAGTCAGAGTGCACGTCTTGAAGCCCATCAGAGAGtccacactggagaaaaaccatACAAATGTGACATATGTGATAAGGACTTCCGTCACCGTTCACGTCTTACATATCATCAGAAAGTCCATACTGGTAAAAAGCTTTAG